In Staphylococcus lloydii, the following proteins share a genomic window:
- a CDS encoding glycosyltransferase family 4 protein codes for MYTLLLIIFSMIVSLILTPIIIKISQKMDIVDKPNYRKVHTKPISVLGGTVILFSFLLGIWLGHPIETEVKPLVIGSVLIYLVGLIDDIYDLKPIIKLIGQIVAALIVVYYGVTIDFISLPIGPTIHFGILGVPITVIWIVAITNAINLIDGLDGLASGVSAIALATIGFIAILQANIFIIMICSVLIGALLGFLCFNFHPAKIFLGDSGALLIGFIVGFLSLLGFKNITFVSLFFPIVILAVPFIDTLFAMIRRVKKGQHIMQADKSHLHHKLLELGYSHRQTVVLIYSIAILFSLSSIILYLSQSWGVIMMLILIIITIELIVEFTGLIDDEYRPLLKLIEKKEHQD; via the coding sequence ATGTATACATTATTATTAATCATTTTCTCAATGATCGTCAGTTTAATACTTACACCAATAATTATAAAAATATCGCAAAAAATGGATATTGTAGATAAACCCAATTATAGAAAAGTACACACCAAACCAATATCTGTGCTAGGCGGTACTGTTATTTTGTTTTCTTTTCTATTGGGAATATGGTTAGGACATCCGATTGAAACGGAGGTTAAACCGCTAGTTATTGGCTCTGTATTAATCTATCTTGTCGGTTTAATTGATGATATATATGATTTGAAACCAATAATTAAATTGATTGGTCAGATTGTTGCAGCACTCATTGTTGTTTATTATGGTGTAACAATTGATTTTATTTCATTACCTATTGGTCCGACAATTCATTTTGGCATTTTAGGCGTACCAATTACAGTTATATGGATTGTAGCTATTACGAATGCCATTAATTTAATAGACGGCCTCGATGGTCTTGCTTCTGGCGTTTCGGCTATCGCATTAGCAACGATAGGTTTTATCGCCATTTTACAAGCTAACATTTTTATCATTATGATTTGTAGCGTATTAATTGGCGCATTGTTAGGATTTTTATGTTTCAACTTTCACCCCGCTAAAATTTTCTTAGGCGATAGTGGGGCATTACTTATCGGCTTTATAGTAGGCTTTTTATCATTACTTGGTTTTAAAAATATTACGTTTGTGTCACTGTTTTTCCCAATCGTTATCTTAGCAGTACCTTTTATAGATACACTTTTCGCTATGATAAGACGTGTGAAAAAAGGACAACATATTATGCAAGCTGATAAATCGCATTTACATCATAAATTATTAGAATTAGGCTACTCACATAGACAAACAGTTGTACTTATTTATTCAATAGCGATATTATTTAGTCTTTCAAGTATTATATTGTATTTGTCTCAATCATGGGGCGTAATTATGATGTTAATTTTAATTATCATCACTATCGAATTAATAGTAGAATTTACGGGTCTAATTGATGATGAATATCGCCCGTTATTAAAATTAATAGAGAAAAAAGAACACCAAGATTAA
- the fakB1 gene encoding fatty acid kinase binding subunit FakB1: MKIAVITDSTSYLSESILKKHNIPIAPLSVTFDNGDNYIENETIFAPEFQERMKKSKTIPTTSQPAIGEFIKKYEQLRDQGYTDIIGVFLSSGISGSYQTATQAAELVEGVNVHTFDSKLAAMVEGSYVLRAIELINKGLQPKEIIDDLTDMRENTGAFLMVDDLKNLQKSGRITGAQAWIGTMLKMKPVLKFDDGKIVPEEKVRTKKKALLALENKVIEKVKALDTFTIYVIGGDKKEDSEWLYNDLKQKYPEYKIVYSEFGPVILAHLGSGGIGLGYVSRDIIEE; the protein is encoded by the coding sequence ATGAAGATAGCTGTAATAACAGACTCTACAAGCTACTTGAGTGAGTCTATTTTAAAGAAACATAATATACCTATAGCTCCTCTAAGTGTTACATTTGATAACGGTGATAACTATATAGAAAATGAAACAATCTTTGCGCCAGAATTCCAAGAGCGCATGAAGAAATCTAAGACGATACCGACAACAAGTCAGCCTGCAATCGGTGAGTTTATAAAGAAATATGAACAATTGCGAGATCAAGGATATACAGATATTATCGGTGTTTTTCTGTCTTCAGGGATTAGCGGTAGTTATCAGACGGCGACACAAGCGGCCGAATTAGTTGAAGGCGTTAATGTACATACATTTGACTCAAAATTAGCCGCTATGGTGGAAGGTTCGTATGTACTAAGAGCAATCGAGCTTATTAACAAAGGTTTACAACCTAAAGAAATCATCGATGACTTAACTGATATGCGTGAAAACACAGGCGCCTTTTTAATGGTAGACGATTTGAAAAACCTACAAAAGAGTGGGCGAATCACTGGTGCACAGGCTTGGATTGGTACAATGTTAAAAATGAAACCCGTACTCAAATTTGATGACGGTAAAATTGTCCCAGAAGAAAAAGTACGAACAAAGAAAAAAGCATTGCTTGCACTTGAAAATAAAGTGATTGAGAAGGTTAAAGCGTTAGATACTTTCACTATTTATGTTATAGGCGGAGATAAGAAAGAGGACTCCGAATGGTTATATAATGATTTGAAACAAAAATATCCAGAATATAAAATCGTATATTCTGAGTTTGGACCTGTCATTCTTGCACATTTAGGTTCAGGTGGCATAGGTTTAGGTTATGTAAGTAGAGATATTATAGAAGAATAG
- a CDS encoding YigZ family protein, translated as MEQQSIITIKKAHTIENDISKSRFIAQIKPVESEEEAKQFIAEVKQHHKEATHNCSAYTVGDNMNIQKANDDGEPSGTAGVPMLEILKKLDVHNACVVVTRYFGGIKLGGGGLIRAYSGAVRDVIHDLGRVQLLPAIPTKVTIAYDLTGKFEHELASTTFIHRDTEYTDKVSYLIDVLATEYDDFIAFLNRTTASNFEIIEEDVKRLPFDIETP; from the coding sequence ATGGAACAACAATCAATTATTACTATTAAAAAAGCACACACCATAGAAAATGATATTAGTAAATCACGCTTTATTGCTCAAATTAAGCCTGTCGAATCAGAAGAAGAGGCAAAGCAATTCATTGCAGAAGTTAAACAACATCACAAAGAAGCGACTCACAATTGTTCAGCATATACTGTTGGAGATAATATGAATATACAAAAGGCAAATGATGACGGTGAACCTAGTGGTACAGCTGGCGTCCCTATGCTTGAAATATTGAAAAAGTTAGATGTACATAACGCATGTGTCGTTGTTACGAGATACTTTGGTGGAATTAAATTAGGTGGTGGCGGCCTCATTCGCGCTTACAGTGGTGCAGTCAGAGATGTCATTCATGATCTTGGACGCGTCCAGTTATTACCGGCGATACCTACTAAAGTAACAATCGCTTACGATTTAACTGGTAAGTTTGAACATGAACTTGCTTCTACAACTTTTATTCATCGTGACACAGAATATACAGATAAAGTAAGCTATTTGATAGATGTTTTAGCTACAGAGTATGATGATTTCATTGCCTTTTTAAACCGTACGACTGCGAGTAACTTCGAAATCATCGAGGAAGATGTTAAACGCCTGCCGTTCGACATCGAAACGCCATAA